The Streptomyces sp. NBC_01255 genome window below encodes:
- the pyrF gene encoding orotidine-5'-phosphate decarboxylase: protein MTLSFGTRLRSAMDERGPLCVGIDPHAALLDSWGLTDDIAGLERFTFTVVEALAGTVAVFKPQAAFFERFGSRGIAVLERAVADVRAEGGLVVMDAKRGDIGSTMAAYAEAFLRKDSPLFSDALTVSPYLGYGSLKPAVDLARESGAGLFVLALTSNPEGAEVQRAVRADGRTIGATMLAHLAEENAGETPMGSFGAVVGATLGDLSSFDLDINGPLLAPGIGAQGATPADLPAVFGAAVRNVVPNVSRGVLRHGPDVSALRASAARYADEIRAAVGA, encoded by the coding sequence GTGACCCTCTCCTTCGGCACCCGCCTGCGCTCCGCCATGGACGAGCGCGGCCCGCTCTGCGTCGGCATCGACCCGCACGCCGCCCTGCTCGACTCCTGGGGCCTGACCGACGACATCGCCGGCCTGGAGCGCTTCACCTTCACGGTCGTCGAGGCGCTCGCCGGCACCGTCGCCGTCTTCAAGCCGCAGGCCGCCTTCTTCGAGCGCTTCGGCTCGCGCGGCATCGCCGTCCTGGAGCGCGCCGTCGCCGACGTGCGCGCCGAGGGCGGCCTGGTCGTCATGGACGCCAAGCGCGGCGACATCGGCTCCACGATGGCCGCGTACGCGGAGGCGTTCCTCCGCAAGGACTCCCCGCTCTTCTCCGACGCGCTGACGGTCTCCCCGTACCTCGGCTACGGCTCCCTGAAGCCGGCCGTCGACCTGGCCCGGGAGTCCGGTGCCGGTCTCTTCGTGCTGGCGCTCACCTCGAACCCGGAGGGTGCGGAGGTCCAGCGGGCCGTCCGCGCGGACGGGCGCACCATCGGCGCGACCATGCTGGCGCACCTCGCCGAGGAGAACGCGGGGGAGACCCCCATGGGCTCCTTCGGCGCGGTCGTCGGTGCCACGCTCGGCGACCTGTCCTCGTTCGACCTGGACATCAACGGCCCGCTTCTCGCGCCCGGCATCGGCGCCCAGGGCGCGACCCCGGCCGACCTCCCCGCCGTCTTCGGCGCGGCCGTCCGCAACGTCGTCCCGAACGTCAGTCGGGGTGTTCTCCGTCACGGTCCGGACGTGTCCGCCCTGCGGGCCTCGGCGGCCCGGTACGCGGACGAGATCCGCGCGGCCGTCGGCGCGTGA
- the rpoZ gene encoding DNA-directed RNA polymerase subunit omega — MSSSMTAPEGIINPPIDELLEATDSKYSLVIYAAKRARQINAYYSQLGEGLLEYVGPLVDTHVHEKPLSIALREINAGLLTSEAIEGPAQ; from the coding sequence GTGTCCTCTTCGATGACTGCGCCCGAGGGCATTATCAACCCGCCGATCGACGAGCTGCTCGAGGCAACCGACTCGAAGTACAGCCTCGTGATCTACGCGGCCAAGCGCGCGCGTCAGATCAACGCGTACTACTCCCAGCTCGGCGAGGGCCTGCTGGAGTACGTGGGTCCGCTCGTCGACACCCACGTCCACGAGAAGCCGCTCTCGATCGCCCTGCGGGAGATCAACGCGGGTCTGCTGACGTCCGAGGCCATCGAGGGCCCGGCGCAGTAA
- the gmk gene encoding guanylate kinase, producing MAAEVRPRLTVLSGPSGVGKSTVVAHMRKVHPEVWLSVSATTRKPRPGEKHGVHYFFVTDDEFDKLIANGELLEWAEFAGNRYGTPRGAVLDRLDSGEPVLLEIDLQGARQVKDSMPESQLVFLAPPSWEELVRRLTGRGTESPEVIERRLAAAKVELAAESEFDTTLVNTSVEDVARELLTLMLLSSGDPDISG from the coding sequence ATGGCAGCAGAGGTACGTCCGCGGCTGACCGTGCTCTCCGGCCCCTCAGGGGTCGGCAAGAGCACGGTCGTCGCTCATATGCGCAAGGTCCACCCCGAGGTCTGGCTCTCGGTGTCGGCCACGACACGAAAGCCCCGCCCCGGCGAGAAGCACGGCGTCCACTATTTCTTCGTCACGGACGACGAGTTCGACAAGCTGATCGCCAACGGTGAACTCCTCGAATGGGCCGAGTTCGCGGGCAACCGCTACGGCACCCCGCGTGGCGCGGTCCTCGACCGCCTCGACTCGGGAGAGCCCGTACTCCTCGAGATCGACCTCCAGGGCGCCCGTCAGGTCAAGGACTCGATGCCCGAGTCCCAGCTGGTCTTCCTGGCCCCGCCGAGCTGGGAGGAGCTGGTCCGCCGGCTCACTGGCCGCGGCACCGAGTCGCCCGAGGTCATCGAGCGCCGGCTGGCGGCCGCGAAGGTCGAGCTGGCCGCCGAATCGGAGTTCGACACCACGCTCGTCAACACCTCAGTCGAGGACGTCGCCCGCGAGCTGCTAACGTTGATGCTGCTGTCTTCTGGGGACCCGGACATCAGTGGCTGA
- a CDS encoding integration host factor translates to MALPPLTPEQRAAALEKAAAARRERAEVKNRLKHSGASLQEVIKTGQENDVIGKMKVSALLESLPGVGKVRAKQIMERLGISESRRVRGLGSNQIASLEREFGSTGA, encoded by the coding sequence GTGGCTCTTCCGCCCCTTACCCCTGAACAGCGCGCAGCCGCGCTCGAAAAGGCCGCCGCGGCTCGCCGGGAGCGGGCCGAGGTCAAGAATCGACTCAAGCACTCCGGCGCCTCCCTCCAGGAGGTCATCAAGACCGGGCAGGAGAACGACGTCATCGGCAAGATGAAGGTCTCCGCTCTGCTCGAGTCCCTGCCCGGCGTGGGCAAGGTCCGCGCCAAGCAGATCATGGAGCGCCTCGGCATCTCCGAGAGCCGCCGAGTCCGTGGTCTCGGCTCCAACCAGATCGCCTCCCTGGAGCGCGAGTTCGGCAGCACCGGCGCCTGA